In Methanosarcina siciliae T4/M, one genomic interval encodes:
- a CDS encoding leucine-rich repeat protein encodes MNKNTLKIFLICVTLLLVAAAQPVLGSDWFTFQNDNYNSGITDEAGPIGNNGDYAFAVLTSSSGMAGIDTTPVVAGDVVYTAAMGKAFAFNKTTGDEIWNTSLSGGFVLSTPVIADGKIFIGTNNGVIAAYDISNGTRAWINSTGLGGDKAQVNTPIVYDEGNIYFGTWFASGTGSYYCVNATNGSFVWELACTSSAGYYWSGACVVGDYLVYGGDDGHLVSVNKYTGAAAEDVSTSMIFDSGTGNIRSSLSYDQSTGRLYFAAGSTCYYVGFNPGTGAFVKTVKGTGTMTGDSTSTPAVYNDRVYVGCGGSLYCLDADSLQIIWSYAAGGQVQSSPAISTYYDDGDGEIYIYFTTNDYSSGMYCLKDMPGNTEPIEQFTFFPPSSMKQYSLQGAAISDGMVYYGNDAGYMFGLEDPDICFAANTTYGSAPLTVQFTDKSAGATEWQWDFDNDGNVDSTEQNPVYTYNVTGNYSVNLTITKSTGSVQELKTDYITVIDATPLEDYLLYTNSSTSVTITGYTGPAGDLVIPSEIDGLPVTAIAKNALSGSPLTSVVIPDSVTSMGAGAFNNCDDLTSIDMGGITYITNNGLRNCPSLETLTLGSGFNMIYGYGIRDCPSLNAMIFEGNAPGLSGTWNYNAPNIVMYYYENATGFSTPTMSGKPCYPVGSPTADFSTHGVSGGSAPLTVQYTYTGVGANALSWYFDDDATVDSTARNPSYTYDTPGTYAVSLYVSNPWGSDSVLRTDYITVTEGRADGWAYTSDGTSVTITGYSGPDSNMTIPGEIDGLPVTTIGDSACKGLTSLTSVVIPDNVTTIDDSAFYGCTALTTMIFNGNAPTTVGSSWASGTNLVAYYYEGATGFTTPTWNGVPCYPVGVPTADFTSSAVYGTAPLTLTFTYTSVGANALAWDYNNNGTVDSTEREPSNTYDTVGTYSVSLNVSNPWGNDSEVKTAYITVVEPVGNFTYTSDGTSVTITGYSGPGGDVVIPDTIVGLPVTVIGGSVFKNVALTSVVIPDSVTTIGDSAFYGCSGLTSVPIGNNVTSIGGSAFYKCSGLTSVVIPDSVTSIGGSAFYECNGLTSVVIPSIGGSAFYQCSGLTSVTIGNNVTSLGERTFYRCRALTSVTIGNSVTSIGDYAFQNVAFTSVVIPDSVTSIGVRAFRGCSGLTSVTIGNNLTSIGNVAFEGCSALTSMVFTGNAPTTVSSNWASNSPNIVAYYYEDATGFTTPTWKSVACYPLTAAPVADFEANVTSGIRPLIVNFTDLSTRSPETWEWDFNNDGTVDSTEQNPSYTYTSAGTYTVNLTVANANGTDSEVKIDYITVSESSTPEEPVSAFTADVTGGIAPLTVNFTDQSTGSPTSWAWDFENDGTVDSTEQNPVHTYSAAGNYTVNLTVENEAGSDFELKSDYIEISEASGSTVTLYFDPASSSVSENESTEINLVASNFPAGLSGYNLTVAIDDPAVAEIVNIEYPTWALITENSTLPGTSIYMKTVDLEDAIQEGAANVVLATLTVSGKKKGSANLSIGAKRLEEDSGDSIEPALLTGTIEVTLLSPLPDQEYAPRDLDGDGLYEDLTGNGEFSFVDIVAYFHNMDWIEENMPVEYFDFNGNGRIDFDDVVDMFAMI; translated from the coding sequence ATGAACAAAAATACATTGAAAATATTTCTGATTTGTGTAACATTGCTCCTGGTGGCGGCTGCTCAGCCGGTACTGGGTTCCGACTGGTTCACGTTCCAGAACGACAATTACAACTCCGGAATCACCGATGAGGCTGGCCCGATAGGCAATAACGGCGATTATGCCTTCGCTGTTCTTACAAGTTCTAGTGGGATGGCCGGTATCGACACCACGCCTGTGGTCGCCGGCGATGTCGTTTATACCGCCGCTATGGGCAAAGCTTTTGCTTTCAACAAGACCACCGGGGATGAAATATGGAATACCTCTCTATCTGGTGGGTTCGTTCTGTCCACGCCTGTGATCGCCGACGGCAAGATCTTCATCGGCACCAATAACGGCGTCATCGCCGCATACGACATCTCCAACGGCACAAGGGCCTGGATCAACTCCACCGGGCTGGGCGGCGATAAGGCGCAGGTGAACACCCCTATAGTCTATGACGAGGGTAATATCTACTTCGGAACCTGGTTTGCCAGCGGCACCGGCTCATACTACTGTGTGAATGCCACTAACGGTTCATTCGTGTGGGAGCTTGCCTGCACCAGCAGTGCGGGCTACTACTGGTCCGGCGCTTGTGTGGTGGGCGACTACCTCGTCTACGGTGGTGACGACGGCCACCTGGTCTCGGTTAACAAATACACCGGGGCGGCCGCGGAAGATGTGAGCACCAGCATGATCTTCGACTCCGGTACAGGCAATATCCGTTCCTCCCTGAGCTATGACCAATCAACCGGGAGGCTGTACTTCGCTGCCGGATCCACATGCTACTATGTAGGGTTCAACCCCGGCACCGGCGCCTTCGTGAAGACTGTTAAGGGCACCGGTACTATGACGGGCGACTCCACCTCCACCCCTGCCGTGTACAATGACCGTGTGTATGTGGGCTGCGGTGGTTCCCTGTACTGCCTTGATGCCGATTCCCTGCAAATAATCTGGTCCTATGCCGCAGGCGGCCAGGTGCAATCTTCTCCTGCCATCTCTACCTACTATGATGACGGCGACGGGGAGATTTACATATATTTCACAACAAACGATTACTCCAGCGGTATGTACTGTCTAAAGGACATGCCGGGCAACACCGAACCCATTGAGCAGTTCACGTTTTTCCCGCCCAGCAGTATGAAGCAGTATAGCCTGCAGGGTGCTGCAATCTCCGACGGCATGGTCTACTATGGCAATGACGCGGGTTACATGTTCGGTCTGGAGGATCCAGATATCTGCTTTGCTGCCAACACTACCTACGGCTCCGCACCGCTGACGGTGCAGTTCACCGACAAAAGCGCCGGGGCGACCGAATGGCAGTGGGACTTTGACAATGATGGGAATGTGGACAGCACGGAGCAGAACCCTGTATATACATACAATGTGACAGGTAACTACTCCGTCAATCTGACGATTACCAAGTCTACAGGCAGCGTCCAGGAACTCAAGACCGACTACATCACCGTGATTGATGCGACCCCTCTGGAAGATTATCTGCTATATACTAACAGTAGCACCTCGGTAACAATCACCGGCTACACCGGCCCTGCCGGCGATCTGGTCATACCAAGTGAGATAGATGGTCTTCCTGTCACTGCAATAGCCAAAAATGCGTTAAGTGGATCCCCATTGACCTCGGTGGTCATTCCTGACAGTGTCACCAGCATGGGAGCCGGTGCGTTCAATAACTGCGATGACCTGACCTCCATCGACATGGGCGGAATAACATATATTACAAATAACGGACTCCGGAACTGTCCCTCCTTAGAAACGCTAACTCTGGGCAGCGGGTTTAATATGATTTACGGCTATGGGATCCGTGACTGTCCCTCCCTGAATGCCATGATATTCGAGGGCAACGCACCGGGGCTTAGTGGGACGTGGAACTATAATGCTCCCAATATAGTGATGTACTACTATGAGAACGCTACCGGCTTCAGCACCCCTACGATGTCCGGCAAGCCGTGCTATCCGGTAGGCTCCCCGACCGCTGACTTCTCGACCCACGGCGTTTCCGGCGGCAGCGCCCCGCTCACGGTACAGTACACCTATACGGGCGTGGGCGCGAACGCGCTGTCCTGGTACTTCGACGACGACGCTACTGTGGACAGCACTGCGAGGAACCCCAGTTACACCTACGATACGCCGGGTACCTACGCAGTCAGCCTGTATGTCAGCAACCCCTGGGGCAGCGACAGTGTGCTCAGGACAGACTATATTACCGTGACCGAGGGCCGCGCAGACGGTTGGGCCTACACCAGCGACGGTACCTCGGTGACCATAACCGGCTACTCCGGACCGGACAGCAACATGACCATCCCCGGTGAGATTGATGGCCTGCCGGTGACAACCATCGGCGACAGCGCGTGCAAGGGCCTCACCAGCCTGACCTCGGTGGTTATTCCTGACAATGTCACCACCATTGACGACAGTGCGTTCTACGGATGTACTGCTCTGACCACCATGATATTCAACGGCAATGCACCGACGACGGTCGGCAGTAGCTGGGCATCAGGCACCAACCTGGTGGCGTACTACTACGAAGGCGCTACCGGCTTCACCACACCGACGTGGAACGGAGTCCCATGCTATCCAGTAGGCGTTCCAACTGCCGATTTCACCTCGAGCGCCGTCTATGGCACTGCACCGTTAACGTTAACGTTCACCTATACGAGCGTGGGAGCGAACGCACTGGCATGGGATTACAACAACAACGGCACGGTGGACAGCACGGAAAGGGAACCCAGTAACACCTACGATACGGTGGGTACCTACTCGGTCAGCCTGAATGTCAGCAATCCCTGGGGCAATGACAGTGAAGTTAAGACAGCCTATATCACCGTAGTCGAACCGGTCGGGAACTTTACCTACACCAGCGACGGTACCTCGGTGACCATAACCGGCTACTCCGGACCGGGCGGCGATGTCGTCATACCGGACACCATCGTGGGTCTGCCTGTCACCGTCATCGGTGGCAGTGTGTTCAAGAACGTCGCCCTGACCTCGGTGGTTATTCCTGACAGCGTCACCACTATCGGCGACAGTGCATTTTATGGATGTTCCGGCCTGACCTCTGTGCCCATAGGAAACAATGTCACCAGCATCGGTGGCAGTGCGTTCTATAAATGCAGCGGCCTGACCTCGGTGGTCATTCCTGACAGTGTTACAAGCATCGGTGGCAGTGCGTTCTATGAATGCAACGGCCTGACCTCGGTGGTCATTCCAAGCATCGGTGGCAGTGCGTTCTACCAATGCAGCGGCCTGACCTCTGTGACCATAGGAAACAATGTCACCAGCCTCGGTGAGCGTACGTTCTACCGATGCAGAGCCCTTACCTCGGTGACCATAGGAAACAGTGTCACCAGCATCGGCGATTATGCGTTCCAGAACGTCGCCTTTACCTCGGTGGTCATTCCTGATAGTGTTACCAGCATCGGTGTGCGTGCGTTCCGGGGCTGCAGCGGCCTGACCTCGGTGACCATAGGAAACAATCTCACCAGCATCGGCAACGTTGCGTTCGAGGGCTGCAGTGCCCTGACCTCGATGGTGTTCACGGGCAATGCACCGACGACGGTAAGCAGCAACTGGGCGAGTAACAGCCCCAACATAGTGGCGTATTACTACGAAGATGCTACCGGCTTCACCACGCCGACGTGGAAAAGCGTCGCCTGTTACCCGCTGACAGCGGCCCCGGTGGCGGACTTCGAGGCCAACGTGACATCAGGAATCAGACCTCTGATTGTGAATTTCACCGACCTGTCCACCAGATCTCCAGAGACCTGGGAATGGGACTTTAATAACGACGGAACTGTGGACTCAACTGAGCAGAACCCATCGTATACATATACTTCAGCCGGTACTTACACTGTCAACCTTACGGTTGCAAATGCAAACGGGACCGATTCCGAAGTAAAGATCGATTATATCACAGTATCCGAATCATCCACGCCTGAAGAACCCGTTTCTGCTTTCACTGCTGATGTAACTGGCGGGATTGCTCCTCTAACAGTTAACTTTACCGACCAGTCTACCGGATCGCCGACTTCCTGGGCCTGGGACTTTGAAAACGACGGAACCGTGGATTCAACTGAGCAGAACCCTGTACATACTTATTCTGCAGCAGGTAACTACACCGTAAATCTGACTGTGGAAAATGAAGCTGGTTCTGACTTTGAGTTAAAATCGGATTACATAGAAATTTCCGAAGCTTCCGGGTCAACAGTTACTCTCTATTTCGACCCTGCAAGTTCCTCAGTTTCAGAAAACGAATCCACTGAAATAAATCTCGTTGCAAGCAACTTCCCTGCAGGTCTTTCAGGCTACAACCTGACCGTTGCTATAGACGACCCGGCTGTTGCCGAGATAGTCAACATCGAGTACCCGACCTGGGCACTGATTACTGAGAACTCTACCCTGCCCGGGACTTCCATCTACATGAAGACTGTTGACCTGGAAGATGCCATTCAGGAAGGGGCAGCAAATGTTGTGCTTGCTACTCTCACGGTTTCCGGAAAGAAGAAAGGATCTGCGAACCTTTCGATAGGGGCTAAACGTCTGGAGGAAGATTCCGGTGACTCCATTGAACCAGCCCTCCTAACAGGGACGATTGAAGTGACCCTTCTGTCCCCCCTGCCGGATCAGGAATATGCCCCTAGAGACCTTGACGGAGACGGACTCTATGAAGACCTCACCGGAAACGGAGAGTTCAGTTTCGTGGATATAGTGGCTTACTTCCACAACATGGACTGGATAGAGGAAAACATGCCGGTGGAGTACTTCGACTTCAACGGAAACGGGAGGATAGACTTTGATGATGTAGTGGATATGTTTGCAATGATATGA
- a CDS encoding PKD domain-containing protein: MKRIFLILCIAALMCMTALASAAEETVEPVANFTVNTTSGPAPLTIQFTDMSANATGWAWDFDNDGTVDSTEQNLTFTYSKASTYSVNLTITNAAGSDSEVKTDYITVEETRTYGLADTPWPKYQRDLCNTGQSPYNGPQTNNTIWIYTTEGAIYGSPVIGSDGTIYVGNSGDKKVYALNSNGTLRWTYSVGGTDGISSTPAIGSDGTIYIGSGNYGLYALNSDGTLKWKYTTEGGRIKSSPTIGSDGTIYFGNYDDYKVYALNSNGTQKWMYTTGRQIESAPTIGSDGTIYIGSNDNNLYALNSDGTLKWTYTAGSKIYSSPAIGFDGTIYVGSRDKKLYALNSDGTLKWTYTTGKYIYGSPVIGSDGTVYIGSRDNNLYALNSNGTLKWMYETGSIYGAPAIGTDGTLYVGNWDGYIYALNSDGTLKWTYKTGGSIYGSPAIGSDGTLYIGSYDNKLYAFHDATAPVASFTAFSTSGDAPLTVQFTDTSVNYPTSWAWDFDNDGMTDSTEQNPSHTYVTPGTYTINLTVTNDAGEDSEISTDYITVTAPAVPVARFSANVTLGDVPLAVAFTDESTGNATSWAWDFDNDGMTDSTEQNPSHTYVTPGTYTVNLTVANGAGSDDETNTDYITVVLPPLPEADFSINATYGDAPLTVAFSDASTNSPTSWTWDFDNDGTIDATTQNPAYTYEQAGTYTVNLTASNAAGSDSEVKTDLITVTGKVDLTTTASLATTYPIYNNTMQATILNEGAENAGAFNLTFRVNGINKTVNVAGLDAGNNTTISITDIRRHAGDIVSMTVTVDPENTITEINETNNEYSTTETISTTGQKYNGGRYSNGYDLVNNVFYTEGNVGVAVAISGSYVSTNKKIVTTRTFSADDLDIPAGATIKSARLYQGSTWYGDPGFNLQFNGHETQEADAKYWDCINGQYAFDVTTYLNTTGDNTAVLTSTNSLNDYAYYATALIVVYEADSEPYRQIWVNEGSDCLLADYGPELAWGYTMFDNVSTDDLFSARVITVLESDDGDVNSINFNGESLPRIKTGGSDPTIKYFSVTDALSNGENELGVTGPSYFNFANAVLEVTRETASEANFTASVTSGNAPLNVEFTDTSTGTPTSWAWDFGDGKNSTEQNPTHTYTAEGTYTVKLTVSNSLGSDSEEKTGYITVGSVVLAPEANFSADPTTGTAPLSVQFTDESTNTPTSWTWDFGEGDTSTEQNPTHTYETIGTYTVKLTATNYGGSNSTIKTDYITVTSDVSAPIASFTMDSNSGRVPFTVQFTDTSNGSVSSWKWEFGDGGISTEQNPIHTYVTEGSYNVTLTATGPGGSNKITSTEPVVVSAPLTSDSYNGGIPLTNVQNGTVSGGLWYDSYYAMETSAQKAFTLPSYSDIKWARLYIDVYDGHMQNNYRGNVEIGIDADGDSTYELRKNETFNTTYSFPGEGGAGPVWLSDHMNRVTSDYLMWYDLTDAIGGQQVNVQAITSKIDSNFDGRVKAMTLVVAYDDGDSDEVYYRVNQGHDTVNPLDTEYTGSTAFDTSTLASDWNSANLSAIYLASVDGIYTFQGTTLTSGTPQGSYYGDNTWDVSSMLTAGQDSTFTYNKQDEKYYKIPLVLMSVKYAGSGPVAPTADFSVNVTEGGVPLAVRFSDESTGSPTAWVWDFGDNETSSEQNPVHTYSAAGNYTVNLTVTSAEGSDSEVKTDYIMVSESSTPEEPVAAFTANVTNGDVPLTVQFSDESTGSPTSWFWDFGDGANSTEQSPIHTYTSAETYTVNLTVENAAGSDFESKSDYIEVSEASGSTVTLYFDPESSSVAENESTEINIVASNFPEGLSGYNLTVSIDDPDVAEIVDIDYPSWALITENSTLPGTSIYMKTVDLEDAVKEGAADVMLATLTVSGKEKGSANLSIGVKRLEEDSGDSIEPALLTGKIEVTLLSPLPDQEYAPKDLNGDGFYEDLTGNGEFSFVDIVAYFHNMDWIEENMPVEYFDFNGNGRIDFDDVVRMFAMI, encoded by the coding sequence GTGAAACGAATATTTCTTATTCTCTGTATCGCTGCACTGATGTGCATGACTGCTCTAGCGTCTGCTGCGGAGGAAACAGTTGAACCAGTCGCAAACTTTACTGTTAACACCACCAGCGGCCCTGCGCCCCTGACCATACAATTCACCGATATGTCTGCCAATGCAACCGGTTGGGCATGGGACTTCGACAACGACGGTACGGTGGACAGCACCGAGCAGAACCTGACGTTTACCTATAGCAAAGCCAGCACCTATTCGGTAAACCTCACCATCACAAACGCCGCTGGGAGCGACTCAGAAGTGAAGACAGATTATATCACCGTCGAAGAAACAAGAACATACGGACTCGCAGATACTCCATGGCCAAAATATCAGAGAGATCTCTGCAATACCGGACAATCACCATATAACGGACCACAGACCAACAATACCATCTGGATCTATACGACCGAGGGCGCTATTTATGGCTCACCAGTAATTGGATCAGACGGAACCATCTATGTGGGAAATAGCGGTGATAAGAAAGTATATGCCTTGAACTCAAATGGGACCCTCAGATGGACGTACTCGGTTGGAGGCACAGACGGGATATCTAGTACACCCGCAATTGGATCTGACGGAACCATCTATATTGGGTCTGGTAATTACGGTCTCTATGCATTAAACTCTGATGGAACCCTAAAATGGAAGTACACCACCGAAGGTGGACGTATAAAGAGTTCACCGACAATTGGATCTGACGGAACTATCTATTTCGGGAATTATGATGATTATAAAGTATACGCGTTAAACTCTAACGGAACCCAAAAATGGATGTATACGACCGGAAGACAGATCGAGAGTGCACCCACCATCGGATCTGATGGAACGATCTATATCGGAAGTAATGACAATAACCTATACGCATTGAACTCTGACGGAACACTAAAATGGACTTACACCGCCGGAAGTAAGATATACAGTTCACCAGCAATTGGATTTGACGGAACCATCTATGTCGGAAGTCGTGACAAAAAACTATACGCATTGAACTCTGATGGAACCCTAAAATGGACTTACACCACCGGAAAATACATCTACGGTTCACCTGTAATTGGATCTGACGGAACCGTCTATATTGGGAGTCGTGACAATAACCTATACGCATTAAACTCCAACGGAACCCTAAAATGGATGTATGAAACTGGCTCTATATATGGTGCACCTGCAATCGGAACCGATGGAACCCTCTATGTCGGGAATTGGGATGGTTATATTTACGCACTAAACTCCGATGGAACCCTAAAATGGACATATAAGACAGGGGGCTCTATATATGGTTCACCTGCAATCGGATCCGATGGAACCCTCTACATCGGAAGTTACGATAACAAACTCTATGCTTTTCATGATGCTACTGCCCCTGTTGCCAGTTTTACTGCTTTTTCCACATCTGGCGACGCACCCCTGACGGTGCAGTTCACCGATACATCCGTTAACTATCCGACCAGCTGGGCCTGGGACTTTGACAACGACGGAATGACAGACAGCACCGAACAGAACCCCTCGCATACATATGTCACACCTGGCACCTACACGATAAACCTCACTGTAACAAATGACGCCGGCGAAGACAGCGAAATATCGACAGATTATATCACCGTTACAGCACCTGCCGTCCCAGTTGCCAGGTTCAGCGCAAACGTCACATTGGGAGACGTTCCGCTCGCGGTCGCTTTTACGGATGAATCCACCGGGAATGCCACTTCATGGGCCTGGGACTTTGACAACGACGGAATGACAGACAGCACCGAACAGAACCCCTCGCATACATATGTCACACCTGGCACCTACACGGTAAATCTGACCGTAGCAAACGGAGCAGGCTCAGATGATGAGACCAATACTGACTACATAACGGTAGTTCTGCCTCCTTTGCCGGAAGCTGATTTCAGTATAAATGCAACGTATGGGGACGCCCCACTGACCGTTGCATTTTCCGATGCATCTACTAACTCTCCGACCAGCTGGACCTGGGACTTCGATAACGATGGTACTATTGATGCCACAACACAGAATCCGGCTTACACCTATGAACAGGCCGGCACATACACAGTAAACCTCACGGCATCCAATGCAGCAGGGTCGGATTCGGAAGTAAAGACCGATCTCATTACCGTGACAGGAAAAGTAGACCTCACGACTACTGCCTCCTTAGCAACTACGTATCCCATTTATAATAATACCATGCAAGCTACAATTCTCAACGAAGGTGCAGAAAATGCCGGAGCATTCAACTTGACATTCCGTGTCAATGGAATAAATAAAACTGTGAATGTAGCCGGACTTGACGCAGGAAACAACACCACCATCAGCATTACCGACATAAGACGGCATGCAGGCGACATTGTTTCTATGACTGTTACGGTTGACCCCGAGAATACCATCACCGAAATAAATGAAACAAACAACGAATACAGCACGACTGAGACCATATCCACGACCGGCCAGAAATATAACGGCGGCCGGTATTCCAATGGATATGATCTGGTAAACAACGTGTTCTATACGGAAGGCAATGTTGGGGTGGCTGTCGCCATATCAGGTAGTTATGTTTCAACCAACAAAAAAATCGTCACAACTAGAACTTTTTCCGCAGATGATCTTGATATCCCCGCCGGTGCGACCATAAAGTCGGCCCGGCTTTACCAGGGCTCGACGTGGTATGGAGATCCCGGGTTCAATCTCCAGTTCAACGGTCATGAGACCCAGGAAGCCGATGCAAAATACTGGGACTGCATCAATGGCCAGTATGCCTTCGATGTAACCACATACCTGAACACAACCGGCGACAATACGGCAGTTCTCACTTCCACGAACTCTTTAAATGATTATGCCTACTATGCCACGGCCCTTATTGTGGTCTACGAGGCCGACAGCGAACCTTATCGCCAGATCTGGGTGAACGAAGGCAGCGACTGTCTGCTCGCCGATTACGGTCCTGAATTGGCCTGGGGTTATACGATGTTTGACAACGTAAGCACCGACGATCTTTTCTCCGCCAGGGTCATCACTGTCCTAGAATCAGACGACGGCGACGTCAACTCCATAAACTTCAATGGTGAATCTCTTCCCAGAATTAAAACAGGCGGATCGGATCCGACTATCAAGTACTTCAGTGTCACAGACGCCCTTTCGAACGGGGAGAACGAACTTGGAGTCACTGGCCCCAGCTACTTTAACTTCGCCAATGCTGTTCTTGAAGTCACTAGAGAAACTGCCTCTGAAGCCAACTTCACAGCAAGTGTTACGAGCGGAAACGCTCCGTTAAACGTGGAGTTCACCGACACCTCTACCGGCACCCCAACCAGCTGGGCCTGGGACTTCGGAGACGGGAAAAACTCCACTGAGCAAAATCCGACCCACACCTACACTGCTGAAGGAACCTATACCGTAAAACTCACAGTCTCGAACTCCCTCGGAAGCGATTCTGAAGAGAAAACCGGATACATAACAGTGGGCTCAGTTGTTCTTGCCCCTGAAGCCAACTTCAGTGCAGATCCGACAACCGGAACAGCACCTCTCTCAGTCCAGTTTACGGACGAATCCACAAACACCCCAACCTCATGGACCTGGGACTTCGGAGAAGGAGATACCTCTACTGAGCAAAATCCAACCCACACATATGAAACCATAGGCACATATACTGTAAAACTCACTGCCACAAATTACGGCGGAAGCAATTCCACAATAAAAACCGATTACATCACTGTAACTTCTGATGTTTCAGCACCCATCGCAAGCTTCACTATGGATTCAAATTCAGGCAGGGTGCCGTTTACGGTTCAGTTCACTGATACTTCTAACGGTAGCGTGAGCAGCTGGAAGTGGGAATTCGGAGACGGTGGTATTTCTACCGAACAGAACCCGATCCATACCTATGTGACAGAAGGAAGTTACAATGTAACTCTAACCGCTACAGGGCCTGGAGGCAGTAACAAAATAACTTCTACCGAACCTGTTGTTGTCAGTGCACCACTAACTTCAGACAGCTACAACGGCGGAATTCCACTGACAAACGTACAAAACGGAACGGTTTCAGGTGGACTCTGGTACGATTCATATTACGCTATGGAGACGTCTGCTCAAAAAGCGTTTACTCTACCTTCTTATTCTGATATTAAGTGGGCCAGACTCTACATTGACGTCTATGACGGACACATGCAAAACAATTACAGAGGAAATGTTGAGATTGGCATCGATGCCGATGGCGATAGCACCTACGAACTCCGGAAGAACGAAACTTTCAACACCACATACTCGTTCCCCGGAGAAGGCGGAGCCGGCCCTGTATGGTTAAGCGACCACATGAACCGTGTAACAAGTGACTACCTGATGTGGTACGATCTCACTGACGCAATTGGAGGTCAGCAGGTGAATGTACAGGCCATAACCTCAAAGATCGACTCCAATTTTGACGGTCGTGTCAAGGCCATGACACTGGTTGTTGCCTACGATGACGGCGATTCCGATGAGGTGTATTACCGGGTCAACCAGGGCCATGATACGGTCAACCCGCTGGATACGGAATATACAGGTTCGACTGCATTTGACACTTCAACGCTTGCAAGCGACTGGAATTCTGCAAACCTCTCTGCAATCTACCTTGCCAGTGTGGACGGTATCTATACTTTCCAGGGTACAACCCTGACCTCAGGGACGCCGCAGGGTAGCTACTATGGAGACAATACCTGGGACGTGAGTTCCATGCTCACGGCCGGACAGGACAGTACTTTTACGTACAACAAACAGGACGAAAAGTACTACAAGATCCCGCTTGTCCTCATGAGCGTAAAATATGCAGGATCCGGGCCGGTGGCTCCAACTGCAGACTTCAGTGTAAATGTAACTGAAGGTGGGGTTCCTCTGGCTGTCCGGTTCTCCGACGAGTCAACAGGTTCCCCAACTGCCTGGGTATGGGACTTCGGAGATAACGAAACGTCATCGGAACAGAACCCGGTGCATACTTATTCTGCAGCAGGTAACTACACAGTGAACCTCACAGTTACAAGTGCAGAGGGTAGCGACTCCGAGGTGAAGACTGATTATATCATGGTATCAGAATCTTCTACGCCTGAAGAACCAGTTGCTGCTTTCACTGCAAATGTAACTAACGGTGATGTTCCTCTGACTGTTCAGTTCAGTGATGAATCTACTGGATCTCCAACCTCCTGGTTCTGGGACTTTGGGGATGGTGCAAACTCAACTGAGCAGAGTCCTATCCACACGTACACATCAGCCGAAACCTACACTGTAAATCTGACTGTGGAAAATGCCGCTGGTTCTGACTTTGAGTCAAAATCGGATTACATTGAAGTTTCCGAAGCTTCCGGGTCAACCGTTACTCTCTATTTCGACCCTGAAAGTTCCTCAGTTGCAGAAAACGAGTCTACTGAAATAAATATAGTTGCAAGCAATTTCCCTGAAGGCCTTTCGGGCTACAACCTAACAGTTTCTATTGACGATCCGGATGTTGCCGAGATCGTGGACATTGATTATCCTTCCTGGGCTCTTATTACTGAGAACTCTACCCTGCCCGGGACTTCGATCTACATGAAAACTGTTGACCTGGAAGATGCCGTTAAGGAAGGGGCAGCAGATGTTATGCTTGCCACTCTCACTGTTTCTGGAAAGGAAAAAGGATCTGCGAACCTCTCTATAGGGGTTAAACGTCTGGAGGAAGATTCAGGAGACTCTATCGAACCAGCTCTCCTGACAGGAAAAATTGAAGTGACCCTTCTTTCCCCTCTGCCTGACCAGGAATATGCTCCAAAAGATCTCAACGGAGACGGATTCTATGAAGACCTCACCGGAAACGGGGAGTTCAGTTTCGTAGATATAGTGGCATACTTCCATAACATGGACTGGATAGAGGAAAATATGCCGGTGGAGTACTTTGACTTCAACGGGAATGGGAGGATAGACTTTGATGATGTAGTGCGGATGTTTGCAATGATATGA